The Planktothrix tepida PCC 9214 genome has a segment encoding these proteins:
- a CDS encoding DNA cytosine methyltransferase, producing MLLTERLSQVKWKYTSSTLSLFSGCGGMDLPFHKAGFKVVWAIDSNENACQTFKRNIADVIVHNQIENIDISEVPDTDLITGGFPCQDFSMIWKRPGLEGERGNLYTYFLKFVQAKRPKAFIAENVKGLLSANNYKAIQRIISEFENIEPGYLVKPKLYNFADYGVPQFRERVLLVGIRKDTGFNFIHPQPEYGLNRKYPYRTASEVLAGVEKVPYNNEHQKIQPRTIEILKRIKPGGNFTDIPKDSEYYVKGMISHVYRRLHPDQPSTTIIAGGGGGTWGYHYKEPRALTNRERARLQSFPDNFIFEGSFTEVRRQIGNAVPPDGIVALVKALIPLFQGNYERVNLYELSQDLQQLSIKERLKLANQEMCELVSLR from the coding sequence ATGCTATTAACTGAACGTTTATCTCAAGTCAAATGGAAATATACCTCCTCAACATTGTCTCTTTTTTCAGGATGTGGAGGAATGGATTTACCCTTTCATAAAGCAGGATTTAAAGTAGTTTGGGCGATTGATTCTAATGAAAATGCTTGCCAAACTTTTAAACGGAATATTGCAGATGTAATTGTTCATAATCAAATCGAAAATATTGATATTTCTGAAGTACCTGACACAGATTTAATTACGGGAGGTTTCCCCTGTCAGGACTTTTCAATGATTTGGAAACGTCCTGGTTTAGAAGGAGAACGAGGAAATTTATATACTTATTTTCTTAAATTTGTGCAAGCGAAAAGACCGAAAGCCTTTATTGCTGAAAATGTCAAGGGATTATTAAGTGCGAATAATTATAAAGCCATTCAACGGATTATTTCTGAATTTGAAAATATTGAACCGGGATATTTAGTTAAACCGAAACTTTATAATTTTGCTGATTATGGGGTTCCTCAATTTCGAGAACGGGTGTTATTAGTTGGAATTAGAAAAGATACCGGATTTAATTTTATTCATCCCCAACCGGAATATGGGTTAAATCGAAAATATCCTTATCGAACTGCATCAGAAGTATTAGCCGGGGTAGAAAAAGTTCCTTATAATAATGAACATCAAAAAATCCAACCGAGAACCATTGAAATTTTAAAACGGATTAAACCTGGAGGAAATTTTACTGATATTCCGAAAGATAGCGAATATTATGTTAAAGGAATGATTAGTCATGTTTACCGACGTTTACACCCTGACCAACCTTCAACAACTATTATTGCAGGTGGTGGCGGTGGAACTTGGGGATATCATTATAAAGAACCGAGAGCATTAACTAATCGAGAACGAGCTCGGTTACAATCGTTTCCAGATAATTTTATCTTTGAAGGATCATTTACTGAGGTTCGCCGACAAATTGGGAATGCAGTTCCTCCTGATGGAATTGTTGCGTTAGTTAAAGCGTTAATTCCTTTATTTCAAGGTAATTATGAGCGAGTTAATTTATATGAGTTGAGTCAAGATTTACAACAATTATCAATTAAAGAACGTTTAAAATTAGCCAATCAAGAAATGTGTGAATTAGTATCACTCCGGTAA
- a CDS encoding DUF4149 domain-containing protein, which produces MATVSKLEYHPTRWLTLVLGTLAFWMAGSLILDFVIMPTMYVSGMMEDTGFTSTGTLIFSVFNRVELVCAAVGLTGLIALAMNLPEKFSNRLRTLTGLSFFLLAITMIYTYILTPQMSALGINLNLFNGLTAIPDGMNQLHWGYFTLELIKLSLLGTILGWCYRNHSKLDITF; this is translated from the coding sequence ATGGCTACAGTCTCTAAACTAGAATATCATCCCACGCGCTGGCTAACTTTGGTATTAGGAACCTTAGCGTTCTGGATGGCAGGTAGCTTAATTCTTGACTTTGTAATTATGCCGACAATGTATGTTTCAGGCATGATGGAAGATACAGGATTTACCTCTACTGGAACACTGATTTTTTCAGTCTTTAACCGGGTTGAGCTAGTCTGTGCAGCAGTGGGTTTAACCGGTTTAATTGCATTAGCAATGAACCTTCCTGAAAAATTTAGTAATCGCCTACGGACACTGACCGGATTATCCTTTTTCCTATTAGCGATTACGATGATTTACACCTACATTCTCACCCCTCAAATGAGTGCGTTAGGAATTAACCTCAACCTCTTTAATGGGTTAACTGCTATTCCTGATGGCATGAACCAACTCCACTGGGGTTATTTTACCCTAGAACTGATTAAATTATCCCTTTTAGGCACAATTTTAGGCTGGTGTTATCGTAATCACAGTAAACTCGATATCACGTTCTAA
- a CDS encoding DUF29 domain-containing protein, with product MTTKLPITESKPNSSLYEEDYHLWLMNTIHQLQQGKLAEVDMVNLIEELEAMVRSEKKAIRSNLRILLIHLLKYKYQSEKRTNSWLFTIREHRKRLRDDFKNSPSLKRYFLDVFEECYQDARELTADETGLTVDTFPVESPFSQEDTLNPDYLPE from the coding sequence ATGACAACCAAACTCCCGATCACAGAATCTAAACCCAATTCAAGTTTATACGAAGAAGATTATCATCTTTGGTTAATGAATACTATTCACCAGTTACAACAGGGAAAATTAGCTGAAGTTGATATGGTTAATTTAATTGAAGAATTAGAAGCTATGGTCAGAAGTGAAAAAAAGGCTATCAGAAGTAATCTCAGAATTTTATTAATCCACCTATTAAAATATAAGTATCAATCTGAGAAACGAACGAATAGTTGGCTATTTACTATTCGAGAACATCGAAAAAGATTACGAGACGATTTTAAAAATAGCCCAAGTTTAAAGCGATATTTTCTTGATGTTTTTGAAGAATGTTATCAAGATGCAAGAGAATTAACGGCTGATGAAACAGGATTAACCGTCGATACTTTTCCTGTAGAATCTCCATTTTCTCAAGAAGATACATTAAACCCAGATTATTTACCGGAGTGA
- a CDS encoding beta-ketoacyl-ACP synthase: protein MNVVVTGIGLISALGNLETTWKGLLSSQSRILPYQPFPELLTQPLALIHDIPSHPTELLEKAITDALMMADLTPPLPDCGVVIGSSRGYQGKLEQLARGEENINLIKFRDYLHFNIAVNAAKKIGSTGIIVSPMAACATGIWAIAQGLELIQTQQCQRVIVGAVEAPITPLTLAGFEQMGALAKTGCYPFDRNREGFVLGEGAAILILESEDLAQQRKAQIYGKILGFGLTNDAAYSNKPDFNQKSAIAAIKTCLKNSHLSPDKINFIHAHGTATALNDDYEVKLIQQLFPQGVSVSSTKGATGHTLGASGSLGVAFGLMALNYQLLPPCVGLKNPEFDLDFVTSVRSSFVRNTLCFSFGFGGQNAIIALGKP, encoded by the coding sequence ATGAATGTTGTTGTTACTGGTATTGGTTTAATCTCAGCATTAGGGAATTTAGAAACAACCTGGAAAGGATTGCTATCGAGCCAATCAAGAATATTACCTTATCAACCTTTTCCTGAACTTCTGACCCAACCCCTCGCTTTAATTCATGATATTCCGTCTCATCCTACGGAATTATTAGAAAAGGCGATCACGGATGCGTTAATGATGGCTGATTTAACTCCCCCTTTACCCGACTGTGGGGTTGTGATCGGTTCGAGTCGGGGATATCAAGGAAAATTAGAACAGTTAGCAAGGGGGGAAGAGAATATTAATTTAATTAAATTTAGGGATTATTTACATTTTAATATTGCTGTAAATGCAGCTAAAAAAATCGGATCTACAGGAATTATTGTATCACCAATGGCTGCTTGTGCTACAGGAATTTGGGCGATCGCTCAAGGATTGGAACTGATTCAAACCCAACAATGTCAGCGTGTGATTGTCGGTGCGGTAGAAGCACCTATTACCCCGTTAACGTTAGCCGGATTTGAACAAATGGGAGCGTTAGCAAAAACAGGTTGCTATCCCTTTGATCGAAATCGAGAAGGATTTGTGTTAGGGGAAGGAGCGGCTATTTTGATCTTAGAATCAGAAGATTTAGCACAACAGCGAAAAGCTCAAATTTATGGGAAAATTTTAGGATTTGGATTAACCAATGATGCGGCTTACAGTAATAAACCAGACTTTAATCAAAAAAGTGCGATCGCAGCCATTAAAACTTGTTTAAAAAATAGTCATTTATCTCCTGATAAAATTAATTTTATTCATGCTCATGGAACTGCAACCGCATTAAATGATGACTATGAAGTTAAATTAATTCAACAATTATTTCCTCAAGGCGTTTCCGTCAGTTCGACAAAAGGGGCGACCGGACACACATTAGGAGCGTCAGGATCGTTAGGAGTCGCATTTGGTTTAATGGCATTAAATTATCAACTTTTACCGCCTTGTGTTGGATTGAAAAACCCTGAATTTGATTTAGATTTCGTGACCTCAGTTCGTTCTAGTTTTGTCAGAAATACGTTATGTTTTAGTTTTGGTTTTGGGGGACAAAATGCTATTATTGCACTCGGTAAACCTTAA
- a CDS encoding GUN4 domain-containing protein yields MSEVELLSDINANYTKLQQFLNDQQWQDANRETFTLIYKIANQKRGFLEQKSIYLLPCRDLCTIDQLWINASQEHFGFSIQAQILEKIMNDKNIDSQWYNEHLGVKIGWRIPKGGFVRYKDLIFDLSAPMGHLPCLMPEGEQWKNNNLYSEIGKIFCFLEKFEHCDYLGLCEQNRYQKVWMKNRFSTSV; encoded by the coding sequence ATGTCTGAAGTAGAACTCTTATCTGATATTAATGCTAACTACACAAAACTTCAGCAGTTTCTCAACGATCAACAGTGGCAAGATGCAAACCGAGAAACGTTTACTTTAATCTATAAAATTGCTAATCAAAAAAGGGGATTTTTAGAACAAAAATCAATTTATCTATTACCCTGTAGGGATTTGTGTACGATTGATCAATTGTGGATTAACGCTTCTCAGGAACATTTTGGTTTTAGTATACAAGCCCAGATTTTAGAAAAAATTATGAATGACAAAAATATTGATTCACAATGGTACAATGAACACTTAGGTGTAAAAATTGGGTGGCGAATCCCTAAAGGAGGGTTTGTACGCTATAAAGATCTTATCTTTGATCTATCTGCTCCCATGGGACATTTACCTTGCTTGATGCCAGAAGGTGAACAGTGGAAAAATAATAATCTTTATAGTGAAATTGGTAAGATTTTCTGTTTTTTAGAGAAATTTGAACATTGTGATTATTTGGGATTATGCGAACAGAACCGTTATCAGAAAGTTTGGATGAAAAACCGATTTTCAACTTCTGTTTAA